One region of Nycticebus coucang isolate mNycCou1 chromosome 10, mNycCou1.pri, whole genome shotgun sequence genomic DNA includes:
- the PPOX gene encoding protoporphyrinogen oxidase isoform X4 — MRLCTVLPSAALDLSRGSRNQSVQLIPWPLSPSLTLKVASLAMDSLCRGVFAGNSRELSIRSCFPSLFQAERTHRSILLGLLLGAGQSSQLDSALIRQARTERWSQWSLRGGLEMLPLALETHLTSRGVRVLRGQPVSGLSLHAEGRWKVSLGDSSLEADHIISAIPASVLSKLLPAEAAPLACALSTITAVSVAVVNLQYRGACLPVQGFGHLVPSSEDPGILGIVYDSVAFPEQDGSPPGLRVTVMLGGSWLQTLEASGCVLSQELLQQQAQEAVATQLGLKEPPSYCLVHLHKNCIPQYTLGHWQKLESAKQFLAAQRLPLTLAGASYEGVAVNDCIESGRQAAVSVLGTESHS, encoded by the exons ATGAGACTGTGCACAGTTTTGCCCAGCGCCGCCTTGGACCTGAG CAGGGGCAGTAGAAATCAGTCAGTGCAGCTTATTCCTTGGCCTCTCAGTCCCAGTCTCACCCTTAAGGTGGCATCTCTAGCCATGGACAGTCTTTGCCGTGGAGTGTTTGCAGGCAACAGCCGTGAGCTCAGCATCAGGTCCTGCTTTCCCAGTCTCTTCCAAGCTGAGCGAACCCATCGTTCCATATTACTGGGGCTGCTGCTGGGGGCAG GGCAGAGCTCACAGCTAGACTCAGCACTCATTCGTCAGGCCCGGACTGAGCGCTGGAGCCAGTGGTCACTCCGAGGAGGCCTGGAGATGTTGCCCCTGGCTCTTGAAACTCACCTGACCAGTAGAGGGGTCAGGGTTCTCAGAGGCCAGCCAGtctctgggctcagcctccaTGCAGAAGGGCGCTGGAAG GTGTCTCTAGGGGACAGCAGTCTGGAGGCTGACCACATTATTAGTGCCATTCCAGCTTCAG TGCTCAGCAAGCTGCTCCCTGCTGAGGCTGCGCCGCTGGCTTGTGCCCTGAGTACCATCACTGCTGTGTCTGTAGCTGTGGTGAATCTGCAGTACCGAGGAGCTTGTCTGCCTGTCCAG GGATTTGGACACTTGGTGCCATCTTCGGAAGACCCAGGCATCCTAGGAATTGTGTACGACTCAGTTGCTTTCCCTGAGCAGGATGGGAGCCCTCCTGGCCTCAGAGTGACT GTGATGCTGGGAGGTTCCTGGTTACAGACGCTGGAGGCCAGTGGCTGTGTCTTATCTCAGGAGCTGTTACAACAGCAGGCACAGGAAGCGGTTGCCACACAATTAGGACTGAAGGAGCCACCAAGTTATTGCTTGGTCCATTTACACAAG AACTGCATCCCCCAATACACACTAGGCCACTGGCAAAAACTGG AGTCAGCTAAGCAATTCCTGGCTGCTCAAAGGCTGCCCTTGACGCTGGCTGGAGCCTCCTATGAGGGGGTTGCTGTCAATGACTGTATAGAAAGTGGGCGCCAGGCAGCAGTCAGTGTCCTGGGCACAGAATCTCACAGCTGA
- the PPOX gene encoding protoporphyrinogen oxidase isoform X3 produces the protein MSRTVVVLGGGISGLAASYHLSRASHPPKVVLVEGSERLGGWIHSVRGSDGAIFELGPRGIRPAGALGARTLLMVAELGLDSQVLPVRGDHPAARNRFLYVGGALHALPTDLRGSRNQSVQLIPWPLSPSLTLKVASLAMDSLCRGVFAGNSRELSIRSCFPSLFQAERTHRSILLGLLLGAGQSSQLDSALIRQARTERWSQWSLRGGLEMLPLALETHLTSRGVRVLRGQPVSGLSLHAEGRWKVSLGDSSLEADHIISAIPASVLSKLLPAEAAPLACALSTITAVSVAVVNLQYRGACLPVQGFGHLVPSSEDPGILGIVYDSVAFPEQDGSPPGLRVTVMLGGSWLQTLEASGCVLSQELLQQQAQEAVATQLGLKEPPSYCLVHLHKNCIPQYTLGHWQKLESAKQFLAAQRLPLTLAGASYEGVAVNDCIESGRQAAVSVLGTESHS, from the exons ATGAGCCGGACTGTGGTTGTGCTGGGCGGAGGCATCAGCGGCTTGGCTGCCAGTTACCACCTGAGCCGAGCCTCTCATCCCCCTAAG GTGGTACTGGTGGAGGGCAGCGAGCGTCTGGGAGGCTGGATTCACTCAGTCCGTGGGTCTGATGGTGCTATTTTTGAACTTGGACCTCGAGGAATTAGGCCTGCGGGAGCCCTGGGAGCCCGTACTTTGCTCATG GTTGCTGAACTTGGCTTGGACTCACAAGTGTTGCCTGTCCGCGGAGACCATCCAGCTGCCCGGAACAGGTTCCTCTATGTAGGAGGTGCCCTGCATGCCCTACCCACGGACCTCAG GGGCAGTAGAAATCAGTCAGTGCAGCTTATTCCTTGGCCTCTCAGTCCCAGTCTCACCCTTAAGGTGGCATCTCTAGCCATGGACAGTCTTTGCCGTGGAGTGTTTGCAGGCAACAGCCGTGAGCTCAGCATCAGGTCCTGCTTTCCCAGTCTCTTCCAAGCTGAGCGAACCCATCGTTCCATATTACTGGGGCTGCTGCTGGGGGCAG GGCAGAGCTCACAGCTAGACTCAGCACTCATTCGTCAGGCCCGGACTGAGCGCTGGAGCCAGTGGTCACTCCGAGGAGGCCTGGAGATGTTGCCCCTGGCTCTTGAAACTCACCTGACCAGTAGAGGGGTCAGGGTTCTCAGAGGCCAGCCAGtctctgggctcagcctccaTGCAGAAGGGCGCTGGAAG GTGTCTCTAGGGGACAGCAGTCTGGAGGCTGACCACATTATTAGTGCCATTCCAGCTTCAG TGCTCAGCAAGCTGCTCCCTGCTGAGGCTGCGCCGCTGGCTTGTGCCCTGAGTACCATCACTGCTGTGTCTGTAGCTGTGGTGAATCTGCAGTACCGAGGAGCTTGTCTGCCTGTCCAG GGATTTGGACACTTGGTGCCATCTTCGGAAGACCCAGGCATCCTAGGAATTGTGTACGACTCAGTTGCTTTCCCTGAGCAGGATGGGAGCCCTCCTGGCCTCAGAGTGACT GTGATGCTGGGAGGTTCCTGGTTACAGACGCTGGAGGCCAGTGGCTGTGTCTTATCTCAGGAGCTGTTACAACAGCAGGCACAGGAAGCGGTTGCCACACAATTAGGACTGAAGGAGCCACCAAGTTATTGCTTGGTCCATTTACACAAG AACTGCATCCCCCAATACACACTAGGCCACTGGCAAAAACTGG AGTCAGCTAAGCAATTCCTGGCTGCTCAAAGGCTGCCCTTGACGCTGGCTGGAGCCTCCTATGAGGGGGTTGCTGTCAATGACTGTATAGAAAGTGGGCGCCAGGCAGCAGTCAGTGTCCTGGGCACAGAATCTCACAGCTGA
- the PPOX gene encoding protoporphyrinogen oxidase isoform X1 — translation MSRTVVVLGGGISGLAASYHLSRASHPPKVVLVEGSERLGGWIHSVRGSDGAIFELGPRGIRPAGALGARTLLMVAELGLDSQVLPVRGDHPAARNRFLYVGGALHALPTDLRGLFRPSPPFSKPLFWAGLRDLTKPRGKEPDETVHSFAQRRLGPEVASLAMDSLCRGVFAGNSRELSIRSCFPSLFQAERTHRSILLGLLLGAGQSSQLDSALIRQARTERWSQWSLRGGLEMLPLALETHLTSRGVRVLRGQPVSGLSLHAEGRWKVSLGDSSLEADHIISAIPASVLSKLLPAEAAPLACALSTITAVSVAVVNLQYRGACLPVQGFGHLVPSSEDPGILGIVYDSVAFPEQDGSPPGLRVTVMLGGSWLQTLEASGCVLSQELLQQQAQEAVATQLGLKEPPSYCLVHLHKNCIPQYTLGHWQKLESAKQFLAAQRLPLTLAGASYEGVAVNDCIESGRQAAVSVLGTESHS, via the exons ATGAGCCGGACTGTGGTTGTGCTGGGCGGAGGCATCAGCGGCTTGGCTGCCAGTTACCACCTGAGCCGAGCCTCTCATCCCCCTAAG GTGGTACTGGTGGAGGGCAGCGAGCGTCTGGGAGGCTGGATTCACTCAGTCCGTGGGTCTGATGGTGCTATTTTTGAACTTGGACCTCGAGGAATTAGGCCTGCGGGAGCCCTGGGAGCCCGTACTTTGCTCATG GTTGCTGAACTTGGCTTGGACTCACAAGTGTTGCCTGTCCGCGGAGACCATCCAGCTGCCCGGAACAGGTTCCTCTATGTAGGAGGTGCCCTGCATGCCCTACCCACGGACCTCAG GGGGCTATTCCGCCCTTCACCCCCCTTCTCCAAACCTCTGTTTTGGGCTGGGCTGAGGGATCTCACCAAGCCCCGGGGCAAAGAACCTGATGAGACTGTGCACAGTTTTGCCCAGCGCCGCCTTGGACCTGAG GTGGCATCTCTAGCCATGGACAGTCTTTGCCGTGGAGTGTTTGCAGGCAACAGCCGTGAGCTCAGCATCAGGTCCTGCTTTCCCAGTCTCTTCCAAGCTGAGCGAACCCATCGTTCCATATTACTGGGGCTGCTGCTGGGGGCAG GGCAGAGCTCACAGCTAGACTCAGCACTCATTCGTCAGGCCCGGACTGAGCGCTGGAGCCAGTGGTCACTCCGAGGAGGCCTGGAGATGTTGCCCCTGGCTCTTGAAACTCACCTGACCAGTAGAGGGGTCAGGGTTCTCAGAGGCCAGCCAGtctctgggctcagcctccaTGCAGAAGGGCGCTGGAAG GTGTCTCTAGGGGACAGCAGTCTGGAGGCTGACCACATTATTAGTGCCATTCCAGCTTCAG TGCTCAGCAAGCTGCTCCCTGCTGAGGCTGCGCCGCTGGCTTGTGCCCTGAGTACCATCACTGCTGTGTCTGTAGCTGTGGTGAATCTGCAGTACCGAGGAGCTTGTCTGCCTGTCCAG GGATTTGGACACTTGGTGCCATCTTCGGAAGACCCAGGCATCCTAGGAATTGTGTACGACTCAGTTGCTTTCCCTGAGCAGGATGGGAGCCCTCCTGGCCTCAGAGTGACT GTGATGCTGGGAGGTTCCTGGTTACAGACGCTGGAGGCCAGTGGCTGTGTCTTATCTCAGGAGCTGTTACAACAGCAGGCACAGGAAGCGGTTGCCACACAATTAGGACTGAAGGAGCCACCAAGTTATTGCTTGGTCCATTTACACAAG AACTGCATCCCCCAATACACACTAGGCCACTGGCAAAAACTGG AGTCAGCTAAGCAATTCCTGGCTGCTCAAAGGCTGCCCTTGACGCTGGCTGGAGCCTCCTATGAGGGGGTTGCTGTCAATGACTGTATAGAAAGTGGGCGCCAGGCAGCAGTCAGTGTCCTGGGCACAGAATCTCACAGCTGA
- the B4GALT3 gene encoding beta-1,4-galactosyltransferase 3 yields MLRRLLERPCTLALLVGSQLAVMMYLSLGGFRSLSALFGRDQGPTFDYSHPRDVYSNLSHLPGAPVAPGGPPAPQGLPYCPERSPLLVGPVLVSFSPVPSLAEIVERNPRVEPGGRYRPAECEPRSRTAVIVPHRAREHHLRLLLYHLHPFLQRQQLAYGIYVIHQAGNGTFNRAKLLNVGVREALRDEEWDCLFLHDVDLLPENDHNLYVCDPRGPRHVAVAMNKFGYSLPYPQYFGGVSALTPDQYLKMNGFPNEYWGWGGEDDDIATRVRLAGMKISRPPTSVGHYKMVKHRGDKGNEENPHRFDLLVRTQNSWTQDGMNSLTYRLLARELGPLYTNVTADIGTDPRGPRGPSGPRYPPGSSQAFRQEMLQRRPPSRPGPLPTANHTALRGSH; encoded by the exons ATGTTGCGGAGGCTGCTGGAGCGGCCCTGCACGCTGGCCCTGCTTGTGGGCTCCCAGCTGGCTGTCATGATGTATCTGTCACTGGGGGGCTTCCGAAGCCTCAGTGCCCTATTTGGCCGAGATCAAGGGCCGACATTTGACTATTCTCACCCCCGTGATGTCTACAGTAACCTCAGTCACCTGCCTGGGGCCCCTGTTGCCCCAGGGGGTCCTCCAGCTCCTCAAGGTCTGCCCTACTGTCCAGAACGATCTCCTCTTTTAG TGGGCCCTGTGTTAGTGTCCTTCAGCCCAGTGCCATCACTGGCAGAGATTGTGGAGCGGAACCCCCGGGTGGAACCTGGGGGCCGATACCGCCCTGCAGAGTGCGAGCCACGCTCTCGAACAGCCGTCATTGTGCCCCATCGTGCCCGGGAGCATCACCTGCGCTTGCTGCTCTACCACCTGCACCCCTTCTTACAGCGCCAGCAGCTTGCTTATGGCATCTATGTCATCCACCAG GCTGGAAATGGAACATTTAATAGAGCAAAGCTGCTGAATGTTGGGGTACGGGAGGCTCTGCGTGATGAAGAGTGGGACTGTCTGTTCTTGCATGATGTGGACCTTTTGCCAGAAAATGACCACAATCTGTATGTGTGTGACCCCCGGGGACCCCGCCATGTTGCTGTTGCCATGAACAAGTTTGGATACAG CCTCCCATACCCGCAGTACTTTGGAGGTGTCTCAGCGCTCACTCCTGACCAGTACCTGAAGATGAATGGCTTCCCCAATGAATACTGGGGCTGGGGTGGTGAGGATGACGACATTGCTACCAG GGTGCGCCTCGCTGGGATGAAGATCTCTCGCCCCCCAACATCTGTGGGACACTACAAGATGGTGAAGCATCGAGGAGATAAGGGCAATGAAGAAAATCCCCACAG ATTTGACCTCCTGGTCCGTACTCAGAATTCCTGGACACAAGATGGAATGAACTCATTGACATACCGATTGCTGGCTCGAGAACTGGGTCCTCTTTATACCAACGTCACAGCAGACATTGGGACTGACCCTCGGGGTCCCCGGGGTCCCTCTGGCCCCCGTTACCCACCTGGTTCTTCCCAAGCCTTCCGTCAAGAGATGCTGCAGCGCCGGCCCCCATCCAGGCCTGGCCCTCTACCTACTGCCAACCACACAGCCCTCCGTGGTTCACATTGA
- the PPOX gene encoding protoporphyrinogen oxidase isoform X5, whose protein sequence is MRLCTVLPSAALDLRGSRNQSVQLIPWPLSPSLTLKVASLAMDSLCRGVFAGNSRELSIRSCFPSLFQAERTHRSILLGLLLGAGQSSQLDSALIRQARTERWSQWSLRGGLEMLPLALETHLTSRGVRVLRGQPVSGLSLHAEGRWKVSLGDSSLEADHIISAIPASVLSKLLPAEAAPLACALSTITAVSVAVVNLQYRGACLPVQGFGHLVPSSEDPGILGIVYDSVAFPEQDGSPPGLRVTVMLGGSWLQTLEASGCVLSQELLQQQAQEAVATQLGLKEPPSYCLVHLHKNCIPQYTLGHWQKLESAKQFLAAQRLPLTLAGASYEGVAVNDCIESGRQAAVSVLGTESHS, encoded by the exons ATGAGACTGTGCACAGTTTTGCCCAGCGCCGCCTTGGACCTGAG GGGCAGTAGAAATCAGTCAGTGCAGCTTATTCCTTGGCCTCTCAGTCCCAGTCTCACCCTTAAGGTGGCATCTCTAGCCATGGACAGTCTTTGCCGTGGAGTGTTTGCAGGCAACAGCCGTGAGCTCAGCATCAGGTCCTGCTTTCCCAGTCTCTTCCAAGCTGAGCGAACCCATCGTTCCATATTACTGGGGCTGCTGCTGGGGGCAG GGCAGAGCTCACAGCTAGACTCAGCACTCATTCGTCAGGCCCGGACTGAGCGCTGGAGCCAGTGGTCACTCCGAGGAGGCCTGGAGATGTTGCCCCTGGCTCTTGAAACTCACCTGACCAGTAGAGGGGTCAGGGTTCTCAGAGGCCAGCCAGtctctgggctcagcctccaTGCAGAAGGGCGCTGGAAG GTGTCTCTAGGGGACAGCAGTCTGGAGGCTGACCACATTATTAGTGCCATTCCAGCTTCAG TGCTCAGCAAGCTGCTCCCTGCTGAGGCTGCGCCGCTGGCTTGTGCCCTGAGTACCATCACTGCTGTGTCTGTAGCTGTGGTGAATCTGCAGTACCGAGGAGCTTGTCTGCCTGTCCAG GGATTTGGACACTTGGTGCCATCTTCGGAAGACCCAGGCATCCTAGGAATTGTGTACGACTCAGTTGCTTTCCCTGAGCAGGATGGGAGCCCTCCTGGCCTCAGAGTGACT GTGATGCTGGGAGGTTCCTGGTTACAGACGCTGGAGGCCAGTGGCTGTGTCTTATCTCAGGAGCTGTTACAACAGCAGGCACAGGAAGCGGTTGCCACACAATTAGGACTGAAGGAGCCACCAAGTTATTGCTTGGTCCATTTACACAAG AACTGCATCCCCCAATACACACTAGGCCACTGGCAAAAACTGG AGTCAGCTAAGCAATTCCTGGCTGCTCAAAGGCTGCCCTTGACGCTGGCTGGAGCCTCCTATGAGGGGGTTGCTGTCAATGACTGTATAGAAAGTGGGCGCCAGGCAGCAGTCAGTGTCCTGGGCACAGAATCTCACAGCTGA
- the PPOX gene encoding protoporphyrinogen oxidase isoform X2 gives MSRTVVVLGGGISGLAASYHLSRASHPPKVVLVEGSERLGGWIHSVRGSDGAIFELGPRGIRPAGALGARTLLMVAELGLDSQVLPVRGDHPAARNRFLYVGGALHALPTDLSRGSRNQSVQLIPWPLSPSLTLKVASLAMDSLCRGVFAGNSRELSIRSCFPSLFQAERTHRSILLGLLLGAGQSSQLDSALIRQARTERWSQWSLRGGLEMLPLALETHLTSRGVRVLRGQPVSGLSLHAEGRWKVSLGDSSLEADHIISAIPASVLSKLLPAEAAPLACALSTITAVSVAVVNLQYRGACLPVQGFGHLVPSSEDPGILGIVYDSVAFPEQDGSPPGLRVTVMLGGSWLQTLEASGCVLSQELLQQQAQEAVATQLGLKEPPSYCLVHLHKNCIPQYTLGHWQKLESAKQFLAAQRLPLTLAGASYEGVAVNDCIESGRQAAVSVLGTESHS, from the exons ATGAGCCGGACTGTGGTTGTGCTGGGCGGAGGCATCAGCGGCTTGGCTGCCAGTTACCACCTGAGCCGAGCCTCTCATCCCCCTAAG GTGGTACTGGTGGAGGGCAGCGAGCGTCTGGGAGGCTGGATTCACTCAGTCCGTGGGTCTGATGGTGCTATTTTTGAACTTGGACCTCGAGGAATTAGGCCTGCGGGAGCCCTGGGAGCCCGTACTTTGCTCATG GTTGCTGAACTTGGCTTGGACTCACAAGTGTTGCCTGTCCGCGGAGACCATCCAGCTGCCCGGAACAGGTTCCTCTATGTAGGAGGTGCCCTGCATGCCCTACCCACGGACCTCAG CAGGGGCAGTAGAAATCAGTCAGTGCAGCTTATTCCTTGGCCTCTCAGTCCCAGTCTCACCCTTAAGGTGGCATCTCTAGCCATGGACAGTCTTTGCCGTGGAGTGTTTGCAGGCAACAGCCGTGAGCTCAGCATCAGGTCCTGCTTTCCCAGTCTCTTCCAAGCTGAGCGAACCCATCGTTCCATATTACTGGGGCTGCTGCTGGGGGCAG GGCAGAGCTCACAGCTAGACTCAGCACTCATTCGTCAGGCCCGGACTGAGCGCTGGAGCCAGTGGTCACTCCGAGGAGGCCTGGAGATGTTGCCCCTGGCTCTTGAAACTCACCTGACCAGTAGAGGGGTCAGGGTTCTCAGAGGCCAGCCAGtctctgggctcagcctccaTGCAGAAGGGCGCTGGAAG GTGTCTCTAGGGGACAGCAGTCTGGAGGCTGACCACATTATTAGTGCCATTCCAGCTTCAG TGCTCAGCAAGCTGCTCCCTGCTGAGGCTGCGCCGCTGGCTTGTGCCCTGAGTACCATCACTGCTGTGTCTGTAGCTGTGGTGAATCTGCAGTACCGAGGAGCTTGTCTGCCTGTCCAG GGATTTGGACACTTGGTGCCATCTTCGGAAGACCCAGGCATCCTAGGAATTGTGTACGACTCAGTTGCTTTCCCTGAGCAGGATGGGAGCCCTCCTGGCCTCAGAGTGACT GTGATGCTGGGAGGTTCCTGGTTACAGACGCTGGAGGCCAGTGGCTGTGTCTTATCTCAGGAGCTGTTACAACAGCAGGCACAGGAAGCGGTTGCCACACAATTAGGACTGAAGGAGCCACCAAGTTATTGCTTGGTCCATTTACACAAG AACTGCATCCCCCAATACACACTAGGCCACTGGCAAAAACTGG AGTCAGCTAAGCAATTCCTGGCTGCTCAAAGGCTGCCCTTGACGCTGGCTGGAGCCTCCTATGAGGGGGTTGCTGTCAATGACTGTATAGAAAGTGGGCGCCAGGCAGCAGTCAGTGTCCTGGGCACAGAATCTCACAGCTGA
- the PPOX gene encoding protoporphyrinogen oxidase isoform X6: MDSLCRGVFAGNSRELSIRSCFPSLFQAERTHRSILLGLLLGAGQSSQLDSALIRQARTERWSQWSLRGGLEMLPLALETHLTSRGVRVLRGQPVSGLSLHAEGRWKVSLGDSSLEADHIISAIPASVLSKLLPAEAAPLACALSTITAVSVAVVNLQYRGACLPVQGFGHLVPSSEDPGILGIVYDSVAFPEQDGSPPGLRVTVMLGGSWLQTLEASGCVLSQELLQQQAQEAVATQLGLKEPPSYCLVHLHKNCIPQYTLGHWQKLESAKQFLAAQRLPLTLAGASYEGVAVNDCIESGRQAAVSVLGTESHS, encoded by the exons ATGGACAGTCTTTGCCGTGGAGTGTTTGCAGGCAACAGCCGTGAGCTCAGCATCAGGTCCTGCTTTCCCAGTCTCTTCCAAGCTGAGCGAACCCATCGTTCCATATTACTGGGGCTGCTGCTGGGGGCAG GGCAGAGCTCACAGCTAGACTCAGCACTCATTCGTCAGGCCCGGACTGAGCGCTGGAGCCAGTGGTCACTCCGAGGAGGCCTGGAGATGTTGCCCCTGGCTCTTGAAACTCACCTGACCAGTAGAGGGGTCAGGGTTCTCAGAGGCCAGCCAGtctctgggctcagcctccaTGCAGAAGGGCGCTGGAAG GTGTCTCTAGGGGACAGCAGTCTGGAGGCTGACCACATTATTAGTGCCATTCCAGCTTCAG TGCTCAGCAAGCTGCTCCCTGCTGAGGCTGCGCCGCTGGCTTGTGCCCTGAGTACCATCACTGCTGTGTCTGTAGCTGTGGTGAATCTGCAGTACCGAGGAGCTTGTCTGCCTGTCCAG GGATTTGGACACTTGGTGCCATCTTCGGAAGACCCAGGCATCCTAGGAATTGTGTACGACTCAGTTGCTTTCCCTGAGCAGGATGGGAGCCCTCCTGGCCTCAGAGTGACT GTGATGCTGGGAGGTTCCTGGTTACAGACGCTGGAGGCCAGTGGCTGTGTCTTATCTCAGGAGCTGTTACAACAGCAGGCACAGGAAGCGGTTGCCACACAATTAGGACTGAAGGAGCCACCAAGTTATTGCTTGGTCCATTTACACAAG AACTGCATCCCCCAATACACACTAGGCCACTGGCAAAAACTGG AGTCAGCTAAGCAATTCCTGGCTGCTCAAAGGCTGCCCTTGACGCTGGCTGGAGCCTCCTATGAGGGGGTTGCTGTCAATGACTGTATAGAAAGTGGGCGCCAGGCAGCAGTCAGTGTCCTGGGCACAGAATCTCACAGCTGA
- the USP21 gene encoding ubiquitin carboxyl-terminal hydrolase 21: MPQASEHRLSRTREPPVNVQPRVGSKLPFAPRARSKERRNPAPGPNPMLRPLPPRPGPPDERLKKLELGRGRTSGPRPRGPLRADHGVPLPGSPPPAVALPLPSWSNLARSKSVSSGDLRPMGIALGGHRGTGELGAALSRLALRPEPPTLRRSTSLRRLGGFPGPPTLLSIRTEPPTSHGSFHMISARPSEPFYSDDKMAHHTLLLGSGHVGLRNLGNTCFLNAVLQCLSSTWPLRDFCLRRDFRQEVPGGGRAQELTEAFADVIGALWHPDSCEAVNPTRFRAVFQKYVPSFSGYSQQDAQEFLKLLMERLHLEINRRGRRAPPILANGPAPASSRRGGALLEEPELSDDDRANLMWKRYLEREDSKIVDLFVGQLKSCLKCQACGYRSTTFEVFCDLSLPIPKKGFAGGKVSLRDCFSLFTKEEELESENAPVCDRCRQKTRSTKKLTVQRFPRILVLDLNRFSASRGSIKKSSVGVDFPLQRLSLGDFASDKAGSPVYQLYALCNHSGSVHYGHYTALCRCQSGWHVYNDSRVSPVSENQVASSEGYVLFYQLMQEPPRCL; encoded by the exons ATGCCCCAGGCCTCTGAGCATCGCCTGAGCCGGACCCGAGAGCCACCTGTTAATGTCCAGCCTCGAGTGGGATCAAAACTACCATTTGCTCCAAGGGCCCGCAGCAAGGAACGCCGCAACCCAGCCCCTGGACCAAACCCCATGTTACGACCTCTGCCTCCCCGGCCAGGTCCCCCTGATGAACGGCTCAAGAAACTGGAGCTGGGACGGGGACGGACCTCAGGCCCTCGTCCCAGAGGCCCCCTTCGGGCAGATCATGGGGTTCCCCTACCTGGCTCGCCACCCCCAGCTGTGGCTTTGCCTCTCCCATCTTGGAGCAACTTAGCCCGTTCCAAGTCTGTGAGCAGTGGAGACTTGCGTCCAATGGGGATTGCCTTGGGAGGGCACCGTGGCACTGGAGAGTTGGGGGCTGCACTGAGCCGCTTGGCCCTCCGTCCAGAGCCACCCACTTTGAGACGTAGCACTTCTCTTCGCCGCCTTGGGGGCTTTCCTGGACCACCCACCCTACTCAGCATAAGGACTGAGCCTCCTACTTCTCATGGCTCCTTCCATATGATATCTGCCCGACCCTCTGAGCCTTTCTACTCTGATGACAAGATG GCTCATCACACACTGCTTCTGGGTTCTGGTCATGTTGGCCTCCGAAATCTGGGAAACACG TGCTTCCTGAATGCTGTGTTACAGTGTTTGAGCAGTACTTGGCCTCTTCGGGACTTTTGTCTGAGAAGGGACTTTCGGCAAGAGGTGCCTGGAGGAGGCCGAGCTCAAGAGCTCACTGAAG cctttgcagatgtgattggTGCCCTCTGGCATCCTGATTCCTGCGAAGCTGTGAATCCTACTCGGTTCCGAGCTGTCTTCCAGAAATATGTTCCCTCCTTCTCTGGATACAG CCAGCAGGATGCCCAAGAGTTCCTGAAGCTCCTTATGGAGAGGCTACACCTTGAAATCAACCGCCGAGGCCGCCGGGCTCCACCAATCCTTGCCAATGGCCCAGCTCCTGCTTCATCTCGCCGAGGAGGGGCTCTGCTAGAAGAACCTGAGTTAAG TGATGATGACCGAGCCAACCTAATGTGGAAGCGTTACCTGGAACGAGAGGACAGCAAGATTGTGG ACCTGTTTGTGGGCCAgttgaaaagttgtctcaagtgCCAGGCCTGTGGGTATCGCTCCACGACCTTCGAGGTTTTTTGTGACCTGTCCCTGCCCATCCCCAAG aAAGGATTTGCTGGGGGCAAGGTGTCTCTGCGAGATTGTTTCAGCCTTTTTACCAAGGAAGAAGAGCTAGAGTCGGAGAATGCCCCA GTGTGTGACCGATGTCGACAGAAAACACGAAGTACCAAAAAGTTGACAGTACAAAGATTCCCCCGAATCCTCGT CTTAGATCTGAATCGATTTTCTGCCTCCCGAGGCTCCATCAAGAAGAGTTCAGTAGGTGTAGACTTCCCATTGCAGCGACTAAGCCTAGGGGACTTTGCCAGTGACAAAGCCG GAAGCCCTGTGTACCAGCTGTATGCCCTTTGCAACCACTCGGGCAGCGTCCACTATGGCCACTACACAGCTCTGTGCCGGTGCCAGTCAGGCTGGCATGTCTACAATGACTCTCG tGTCTCTCCTGTCAGTGAAAACCAGGTGGCATCCAGTGAGGGCTATGTGCTGTTCTACCAACTGATGCAGGAGCCACCCCGGTGCCTGTGA